From the genome of Litorilinea aerophila:
CTACTCCTTCGCCCGTATGGAATGGCCTGGACGTCGCTTCTGGTTTTCCCTGCTCATCGCCACCATGATGCTGCCGGATGTGGTCACCCTGGTGCCCCGTTTCGTCCTCTTTCGGACGCTGCCTGCCTTTGGCTTCCAGGGGCAGTCCAACTGGCTGAACACCTTCCTGCCCCTGATCGTCCCCTACTGGACAGGGGTGACGGCCATCTACGTTTTCCTGATCCACCAGTTCTTGCGGGGCATCCCCATGGAGCTGGAGGATGCCGCGGCCATCGATGGCGCCAGCCGGTGGCGGATCCTCTTCCAGATCCTGTTGCCCCTCTCCAAGCCGGTGGTGGCCACTGTGGCCGTCTTCGCCACCCTTCAGCACTACAACGACTATTTGAACCCCCTCATCTACATCCGTTCCCGGTCCCTTTGGACCATGCCCCTGGGCCTGGCCGCCTACAACGACGCCTACGTGCAGAACTGGGAGGTGGTCTTCGCTGCCAGCACCATCATGGTCATCCCCATGGTCCTGATCTTTCTGGTGGCCCAGCGCTACTTCGTCCAGGGTATTGCCATGACCGGCTTCGGCGGCCGCTGATGATTGGATCCAAAGATTTTACAGACAACACAGCGAGGACTGGAGGAGATCTGTGTGAATCTGTGGATCCAAAGGGGGCGGTCAGTGACCATCCACAGAAACAGAATGACCCTGGTGGGTAGACGTGGAGTGGGCCGCCAGCGGAATTGTGGCGCTGTTCACTTTGGCCTGGCGGCGCCGCACCTCGTTGAGCAGCATGTAGGTCCGACGGCCATTGTCGGGCAGAGAGTAGCGCATGGCATAGGCCTTTTCCAGCCACTGGCGCGCCTCGGCAAACTGCTGCTTCTGAGCCAGGATGGCCCCCAGGTTGGAGGCGGCCAGGGCCGACGCCGGATTCTCGGCCAGCTCGGCCCGCAACCGGGTTTCCTGATGGTCCAGCCGGGAGTTTCGCCGCAGGATGACGCCCAGGTCAAAGATGATTTCAGGCAGGATGCTGGGCTCCTGACACTCGGCCCGATGGCGAATCCGGGCCCGGTGGCGGGGCACAATCATGTCCAGCTCCCGGACGACCCGCAGGTAGAGATTCGCCTGGGCAAAGTCCCGGGAGGGATGGAGCTCCAGCGTCTCGCCGGCATCCACCACCACGTTCAGCAGATCCTCCTCATCTTCCTCGCCTTCGTTAATCAGCGCCAGAGACTGAAGCAGTACAGGTTGGCCCGTGTGGTTGACCACCTGGATCAGGTTCCCTTTCCGGGTCGCGGAGACCCAGGGCGTATCGGCCCGCAGGTCGCTGCCCAGGGGGAGGGCCTGGCGCTGGGGAAACTGGACATCCAAAAATTCCAGAAAATCCGCCGAGTAGTTCTTGAAGATCCCCACGTGCTCGTGCACTTCGTCGTCTTCCAGCAGCTCCACCACCACCTTCTGGCCGATGTAGCGTTCCAGCAGGGGATCGTGGACGTGGCCCACCTGGCCGATCACCTCGCTGCCCAGGCTCTTGAGGTGGGCCTCCCCGGTCTCGGTGATGTAACGGCCGGCCGGCTTGCGCAGCCGGCCCACCAGCACGCCGATCATCTCGCTCAGGGACTCCCCGGCGATGTTGAAGAAGTGGCGTACACCCCGCCCCAGGCGCCGCAGCGGACCGGGATGAAAAGAGCGCTCCAGGTCCCGCTGGCGACGGGCCCGGCTCTCCTCCGCCAGATCATCCACGTAACGGAAGATGGCCTGGATCTCGCCATATTCCTCGCCGTAGAGGATATAGCTGGACTCCACATGGTTGGCGTCCTGCACCAGGTTGCGATAGCGCAGTTCCAGCCCGGTGGGCTCCAGCTCCATTACCCCCCAGATAATCTTGCCGTTGACCCGTTCCAGGGTGACGTGGAAGCTCTCAAAGGATTTGAGACAGGGATCGCAGCGCCTGGAGCGCAGATAGGCACCCACCAACGTACCGAAGAAGATGAGGCCCAGGGTGGCCAACAGGGTAACGTCGAAAACTTCACGCAGGGCAGCCATGGCACTCCCCTTTCTCCATGGGGTGGTTGCCTCAAGGATCGTATACCTTGAGCGGGATGAATGAGGGCATGATCCTATCAGTGCATCACGAAGGGGATGCCCGACCGTCCGGCGGCTTTAGGGAGATCTCCGTTCGTGTCCGGCTGATAGACTCGGGTGTTTGGGATGTGAAAAGTTAACAGACCAGGGGGGCAATGCAGTCAGCGCCTTCGTTACGGGGGCTGTTTACGTAGGTGCTGACCGGGTATGCTTCCATGGCCTCGGCCGGAAATGGACGAAGTAGGTGGTGCAGAAGGGAAGCCCGCTCCCGTTCCCGATCCAGGTCGATGGTGAGCCAGTTCTGGTAATCCTCGGGCGCCACGATCACCGGCATGCGGTTGTGGAGGGGAGCCATCAACTCGTTGGCCTCGGTGGTGAGGATGGTGCAGGATTCCAGGGCCGAACCATCCGGGCCCGTCCAGAATTCCCACAGGCCAGCCATGGCAAAGGGAGAGCCGTCCCGCAGGTGGACGAAGTAGGGCTGCTTGCCCTTGCTGGTGCGCTGCCACTCGTAGAAGCCATCGGCCGGGATCAGACAGCGGCGGCGCTTGAACGCGGCCCGAAAGGAAGGTTTCTCGGCCACCGTTTCGGCCCGGGCGTTGATCAGGCGGCTGCCCATGCTCGGGTCTTTGGCCCACGAAGGGACCAGGCCCCACTGAACCAGCGCCCACTCCCGGGTCTGGGTCCGGGCGTCGGCGCGCACAATGGCCACCGGCTGGGTGGGCGCAATATTATAGCGTGGAGCCAGCTGCGGCGGCTCCGCCAGGTCAAAAAGCTCGGCCAGCCGCTCCGGCGATGAGAACAGCGTGAATCGTCCGCACATGGCGTCATTATAGCACCACGATTGGCAGCACGTCCAGTGCTTCAAGATGACCGCGGGACTATGTTCGTGCACTCGCTTACTACCTGGCTGCCTGGCGATTTTTCCCCTCCCCGCGACCGTCTGTGTTATACTTAGCCCTGGCGTAAATGCGCCAGTCCGAAGTCCGAAGTCCGGAGTCCTGAGTCTGGCGTAAATATCCTGGCACTGTGGCCAGGATTGACCCAACAGGCGTTGTCCCGTCGACCCAGGACAACGCTCGAACGTTTAAACCGGGACCAATCAACCTGAAAGTCCATGACCGTTTTGACCATCTCACCCGGCGATGCCCGCATTCCCCAGGGTGTGGCCGACTACTTTTGGGAAGAAGCATATCAACGGCGCCAGTTGGAAGGCCAGCTATTGGCACTTTTCCGCCGCTGGGGATACGGCGACGTCATCCCCCCCATGTTCGAGTATGCAGACACCCTCAACATCGGCGCCAGCCCCCGGCTCCAGCAGGAAATGTATCGTTTTCTGGACCGGGACGGCCACACCCTGGCCCTGCGGCCAGACATGACCATCCCCGTGGCCCGGCTGGTGGGTGCCCGCCTCCACGACTGGCCCATGCCCCAGCGCTTCTGCTATGCGGGCAGCGTCTTCCGCTACACCGACCCCCAGGCCGGGCGGCAGCGGGAATTCTTCCAGGCCGGGGTGGAGCTCGTCGGGGCCAACACGCCCGAGGCCGATGCCGAAGTGCTGGCCCTCACCGCCCACGGGCTGGAGGCAGCCGGCCTGACCGACTTTCGCCTGGTGGTGGGCCAGATCCAGTATTTCCGGGGGTTGCTGGAGGCTCTGGGTCTGACGCCAGCCCAGGAACAGGCCCTGCAACAGGCCATCGACCGCAACAGCGCCGCCGAGCTCAACGACTTTCTCGAGCAGACGCCCCTGCCGCCGGAACAACAGGCCAGCGTCCTGGCCCTGGCCGAGCTCAGCGGCGCCGACGTGGCCCAGGTCCTGGAGCGGGCCGGTCGCTATTGCCTCAACCGCGCCATGGCCGCCGCGCTGGACAACCTGCGGGCCATCAGCCAGGCCCTGGACGCCTACGGCGTAGGCAGCCGGCTCTACCTGGACCTGACGGAGATCCACAACCTGGGCTACTACACGGGCATCACCTTCGAAGTGCTTGCCCCCCAACTGGGCTTCCCCCTGGCCAGCGGCGGGCGCTACGACAATCTGGTGGGCGCCTACGGCCATCCCCAGCCGGCGGTTGGCGTCGCCATTGGCCTGGATCGCCTGTTGTTGGCCCGCCGTCTCCAGGAGCGTCAAAGCGTCTCCTCCCCCACCCGCCCCATCCCGCCCGACCTCCTGGTGGCCACCGGCGGCGACCGTGGGGCGCTGGCCATTGTGCAGCAGTGGCGGGAGGCGGGACTTCGGGTGGCCGTGGACGTGAACGGCCGAGGGGAAGAGGCCCTAACCATGTACGCCCGCAGGTTGGGTATCCCCCGGGTACTGACCTGGACAGGAAGCGGCTTTCATGTCCGTGAGACAGCCGGGGACGCCACCGGCCAGCCCGCCTTCTGGCCGGCAGAGGAATCCTTTCAGCGGGGCCAGGCGCTCCTGGAGCAGCCGGCCGCTCACCCCAGGGGAACCTCATGAGCCAGGAAACCCACACCCTGATGTTTGCCCTGCCCAAAGGCCGCATGCTGCCCAACGCGCTGGGACTGTTGCGTCGTGCCGGCTTTTGGACGCCGGATCAGGACAACGGGCGCAAGCTGATTGTGGAAAGCCCGGATGGCCGGCTGCGCTACATCATGGCCAAGCCGTCGGACGTGCCCACCTATGTGGAATATGGCGCGGCGGACCTGGGCATCTGCGGCCTGGATGTTTTGCGGGAAAGCGGCCGCAACGTCTATGAGCCACTTCTGTTGCCCTTTGACTACTGCCGCCTGAGCCTGGCCGGCCCGGCCGACCGGCCGGACTGGCCCCTGCGCTACGCCAGCCAGCCCCGGGTTGCCACCAGCTTCCCCCGCCTCACCACCGAGTTCTTTCGCTCCCGGGGGGTCAACGCCGAGATCATCAAACTCAACGGCTCGGTGGAGTTGGGGCCGCTGGTGGGCCTGGCCGACCTCATCGTGGACCTGGTCTCCACCGGCAATACCCTGCGGGCCAACGGCCTGGTGGAGATCCGTACCATCATGGAAAGCCAGGCGGTGCTCATTGCCAACCGGGCGGCCTACCGCCTCAAGGCCCCGGCCGTGCAACCCCTCATTCAGGCGTTGCGCCAGGCCATCACCCAGCAATCAGAGGGTGCGTAGGGCATGGTGCGTGCACTCACGCCAGCCTGTACCAGACCTGCCGACATAGCCAGTCAACACAATCTGGAGCAGGAGAGAAAATCGCAATGGTGGAGATAGTGGAATCCGCCCAAATCGCCGGCGTCAAGTTCGTCCGGCTGCGGGCCTTCAGCGACGAACGGGGACGCTTTATGGAGACCTTCCGCAAGGAGTGGTTCCCCGAACGGAGCTGGGAGATCGTCCAATGCAACCGCAGCGACAGCGAGGCGGGCGTGCTGCGGGGGCTCCACTACCACCACCGCCAGGTGGACTACTGGCACGTGACCCAGGGCCACATTCGGGTGGGCCTGGCGGACCTGCGGGTGGGTTCGCCCACCTTCGGCGCGGTGGAGACCGTGGAGGTGGATGCAGCCAGACCGATGGGCATTTTCATTCCCACGGGCGTGGCCCACGGCTTCCTGACCCTCTCCCCCGCCACCCTGACCTACGTGGTGGACAATTACTACGACGGCCAGGACGAGAAGGGGGTGGCCTGGAACGACCCAACCCTGGGCATCCCCTGGGGCGTCCAAGAGCCGCTCCTCTCCCCCCGGGATCGGCAAAACCCCCTTCTGGCCGACATTCCCAGGCAGGCCTTGCCCGTCTGGACCCATTGACCGGGCGTACGCCCACGGCAGCTTCAGTTATCCAGCCCAAGCAGTGGTAAGCAAGGAGTGGTGAGAAGGTGAGCGAGAAAATTCGTTTCGGCGTCATCGGCGGCAGCGGCGTCTACCAGATGGAAGCCCTCCAGGATGTGGAGGAGATCCAGTTGGAGACCCCCTTTGGCCCTCCCTCGGATCGCTACGTGGTGGGGACCCTCCACGGCCAACGGGTGGCCTTCCTGGCCCGCCACGGCCGGGGGCATCGCATCAGCCCATCCCGCCTCAACCAGCGGGCCAACATCTACGGCTTCAAACTGCTGGGGGTAGAGTACCTCATCGGCGTCAGCGCCTGTGGTAGCCTGCAGGAACAGTACGCACCGGGCCACATCGTCATCCCGGATCAGCTCTTCGACCGCACCACCGGCCGCGCCCTCAGCTTTTTCGACGACCCCACCGTGGGCACCGACGGCCTGGTGGTCCACATCAGCCTGGCCGAGCCCTTCTGCCCCTTCCTGAATCAGATCTGCTATGAGGCGGCCCGGGAAACGGGCAACCCGGTGCACCTGGGCGGCAACTTTGTGACCATCGAAGGCCCCCGCTTCAGCACCAAAGCCGAAAGCCGGGTCTTCCGCAGCTGGGGCATGGACATCATCGGCATGACCACCACGCCGGAGGCCCAACTGGCCCGGGAAGCGGAGATGAGCTACTCGGTCATGGCCCACGTCACCGACTACGACGTCTGGCACGAGACCGAGGAGCCGGTCACGGTGGAAGCCGTGGTGCGCACCCTTCTCCACAACGCGGAGGTGGCCAAACAGGCCGTAGCCAACGCCATCCGCCGTCTGGCCGACGCCGGCCCGTCGCCCCAGGCCAACGCGCTGCAGGACGCCATCATCACCGACCGGAGCCTGGTGCCTCCTGAGGTTGTCCAGCGCCTGGAACCCATCATCGGCAAATATTTCAGCGGCAAATAGCCCGTCGGCAATTCCGGCGAGAATCGGCCGATTGCCCCTGAAGCCCGTCCATTTTGTGGAGCGGGGTATCCACCGGCCCGGCGCGGTTTTGACGCCAGATGGCGACAGGCCCCAATATTTGCCCAAAGCAGCCCCTTGGCCTATAATGGCGTCAAAATTGGACGTAAAATGGCTGCATGGATGCTACATGTCGCCACATGTTAAGGAGAGAGTGCCATGGCGAAAAAGGGACCACGCGTGCTGGTTAAGATGCGCAGCACGGAAAGCGATCACATGTACCTGACGGAGAAGAACCGCCGCAACGATCCCAACCGGCTGGAGCTGCGGAAGTACGATCCCATCGTCCGCAAGCACGTGATCTACCGGGAAACCAAGTAAGCGGATCCGTCGCAGGCGGTTGTCGCCGCCCGTGAAGCGGGCTCTGTTGACATTTGACCGTTCGGGTATTTGCTTCACCCCAGAGAACACAGGGCGCGGCCAATTCGCCTGTGATCTCTGGGGTGAATGGCGCTTTGGACAGGGTCCACAGGCTGCGGTTCATCGTTGAGACAGTTGAAACAACCCCAGGCGCAGCGGTCCAGCCCTGCGCTTTTCTTTTGGGTTGGAATTCCTGTTGGGGTCCGCAGCCGTGAAGCGAGAAGGCCGCCGGTCAGCCCAGCAAAGGGAGACACACCCGGGGCGCAACGTGTCGGGCCCTGGAACCGAAAGCCCGTCTGGGGCGTCAACAAAGAGCCACGATCGGATAGACGTAGCCAGACCGTACTTGAGGTGTAGGGCATTTGTGTTAGTACAGATGGCCAAAATCGGGTAAGATGTGTCCGGTTAAACGCTTTCGGGCAAGTGCCAGGAAGAGATTCATGCGTAGATTGGTTCTATTGGCAACATTGACTTTGTGTTTTAGTCTGCCGGCCCTGGTCTATTCCGTCCAGCCGGCCCACGCCACAACCCAACAGGTGACCTTCAGGCCGGGGGACAACCACAGGGAACTCCTGGGCGTCATCCTGCCGGCGGCAGCAGCCATCCTCTCTGCCCAGGCCACCGAGCCCGTCACCCCAACGGCCACGCTCACCGCGACCGCACCCATTTCCCCCCTGGTCACTCCCCAGGCCTCCCTCACCCTCACCGCTTCTGTCACGGCCAGCCAGGCTATCACGGCCCCTTCGCCCCTGGCGACCCCCACACCTGTCGGGCCCACCAGCGACGCCCTGCAGGAAGGGCCGCTGGCGGGCACCATCATCGCCAACCGCAGCACGGCCACCATCAAATTTTTCGTGGAGGGGGAGACCTATACCGTGGCGCCGGAACGCTCCCTGGGGCTCAACCTGCCACGGGTAACAGCCGTGTTAAGCCTCTACAACTGTGATGCCAACACGCCTGAAACCCAGGCAGGCTGCTTCTGGGACCCCTACGTGGTGCAGCGGGACGGCTTCTACGAGGTGGTCAACAAAGCGCCGGCCGGCCTGGGCGTCACCCTCGTCCTCCAGGCGGCCAACAACCCACCGGCCAATCAGGTGTGGGTCCAAAACCGGACCGGGCAGCCGGAAGCGGTGGTCTTCAAGAACGAAGTCTTCGAACTGCCGCCGTCTTACGTCCAGGAGTTCAGTGTGGTGGAGGGGGCGCCTGCCATCCTCTACGTGCGACACTGTGTCATCCTGAACGGCCAACAGGCCTGTGAGTGGTCGCCGAAGACCCTGGAGCCAGGGGTCTATTACGCCATTGAGGCCGTTGAAACGGTCGGTGGCCTGCCGGGCAGCCAGATCTTGACGGCCGATCTCCGCCCTGTAGTTGCCCAGGATGGCCAGCAGGTGGCAGGTCCGCAGGAGATCCTCTGCCGCCTGCAGGTGCCCGTGTTGAACGTACGCACCGGCCCCGGCCTGCAATACCAGATCATCGCCAAGGTCCGGGCCACGGATGACAATCCGGGTACCGTACTGGTTGTGGGCCGGGATACAGCAGGAGAATGGCTGGCCGTGGACCAGCGGGTGGCGCCCGGTGGCTGGGTGACGGCAGAGCCCAGCTACATCCTCTGTGATGGCGACATTGGCACCCTGCCCATCGCGGAAATCACAGACGGCCGCCTGGCGCCCACGCCGACACCGGTGCCTGTCGCCACCGGAAACAACACCGAGAACAACAATGGAACGCCGGCTGCACCGGCGGCGCCGTCAGAAAGCGGCAACGGAACCACGGAGGAAAACGGCCAGGCCCAGACCGGCCCTACGATTCCCGAAGGGTTGGCGGTGTTGGTGGTGAACAACGCCTTTCAACATCAGATGCGCTTCACCCTGGACCAACAGTACCGCCCTGAAGAGGGCCCCAGCGAATACGACCTCCAGCCCGGCGAGAGCATGACCATCGTGGTCTTCCCGGGTAAGATTGCCTTCACCGCCAGTAGCCCGTGGAATGGCCTCTCCGGCAATGCCGAACTGGAGATCGACGCCGACGCCTCCCAGACCCTCTGGTTGCGTTTCGAACCAGACCCGGACGGCTCGGGCCGCTGGAACCTGCACTGGCAGTAGGGCGTGTGGGCCAGGCGCCCACCAGAACAAAAGCGGGGGCAAATAGAATTGCCCCCGCTTTTTGATTGGCGTCGCTCCCTTCGCCGGGGAGTCGGCATCCTCCGATGCCGATCCAGACGGGACGCCGCCGCATCTGGCCAACCACCGGGAAGGGCTGAATGTGGAGCCACAGATAATTTGTACTGTTCGCCTACTTCCGGCGATAGCGCACGTACAGCTCTCGGGTGATCTCGTCGGCCGTAAGCTGAAATGAGGCCACCGGACCGACCGCGGCCCCGTTTTCATCCAGCAGCTGAACCTCCCAGGTCCCGGCCTGGGATTCCACGAAGATCACGTTCAAATTGGTAAAGCGGGTATAGGCGCTGGGCTCTGGGCGGGTCTGCCCGGGCAGACCGCCCGTGGAAACCTGGTCCACCGGCAGTTGAGCTCCGTTGTGGGTCACCCGGAGGGTATAGCCGGCCAGGGCCAGCTCGGCCGGTGAATAGATGTAGGCGTAGACCCGAACCACGTTGGGGGCCAGGGATTCGGTGGGGAACTTCTCGGCCGACTCCAGCAGGAAGGGATAGTCCGGTGTCGGCGTGGGCGTCGGCGGGACCGTGGGCGTAGGTGTGGCCGTGGGCGGCGGCGTGGGGGTTGCAGTAGGCGTGGCGGTGGGCACAGGCGTGGCCGTGGGCGGCACCGGCGTCGACGTCGGCGTGGGAGGGAGGGTCGGCTGCGCGGCCTGGGCCGGCGGCTGGACCGGCTGCTGGGCCTGGGCCGGTGGATTGGCGCCGGCAGCCAGGATGGGCGTGGGCGTAAAGGTGGGGAAGGGTGTGCGGGTAGGCGGCTCGTTCCGTCCGGCGCCACACCCTGCCAGCATCAAAAGGGCCAAACACCCCAGGGGAAGCATCCGCCACCCGCGCAGGGAGCGCCCTACCCGGGGCAACTCACCTATCCACCACGCCAATTGTCGCAAGCCATCCATGTCGGCCGTTCGCACAATCACCACATCACGCCCATGTACAGATTTGAGTTGATTCACAGATTCCACAGATGAATACAGATTTTATCCAACGCAATCTGTGCCTTCCTGCGAAGAGGGCATTCTTTAATGCAAATGCGCAAAGAAATCCAGGAGAAAATCGCCCTAATCAGCGTTCATCTGCGTGAGTCAGCGTCCTATACGCCCCTCTTGCAGCAGAGTCATCCGTGGCTCCAAGGTAGTTCTCTGCGGCGTGTTTCCAAGGAAACCACAGCTATCGCAAAAGCCGCAGGAGCCAATGGTAGCGCAATTAGGGGCAGAGGGCAAGAACCATAGCCCCCCGGCGCCATGGCCGCCGGCACCGATTCCCCCACGTTTTCTCCACGATTGTTGGCTGCCGAGCCACGTCCGCCCGCGCAGCATCTCCCGGGGAACCGCTGGCCAACGGGCCCTCGACGGCTCTACATCGCCCACACTTTCCCCAATTGGCAGGCCCTCTGCTATCATAGGGTTTCAGACAAGACTTTCACCGATTCACCATCAACCCTGCGTGCCCCTGTCATCATCCAGGGACCATCTACGGGAAAGGGACAGAACCCATGACTAAACCAGTTCTTGCCGCCCAGCTCTACACCGTGCGTGAGTACACCCGCACCGCGGAAGACTTTGCGGCCAGCATGAAGAAGATCCGCCAGATTGGATACCAGGCCGTTCAGGTCTCCGCCATCGGCCCCATTCCCCACCAGGAGGTCAAGGCCATCGTGGAGGATCTGGGGCTGACCATCTGCAACACCCACATCCCCTATGACCGCCTGTGGAATGACCTGGACTCGGTCATCGAGCAGCATCACCTGTGGAACTGCCGGCACGTGGCCATCGGCAGTCTGCCAGCCGCGTACCGGGAAGAAGGGGAAGACGGCTACCGGCGCTTCGCCCAGGAGGCGTCCCAGGTGGGGGAGAAACTACACGCGGCCGGGCTGACCTTCAGCTACCACAACCACGGCTTCGAGTTTGAACGCTTCGGCAAGCGCACCGCGCTGGACATCATCTATGAGGAGAGTGACCCGCGCTATCTACAGGCAGAGATTGACACCTATTGGGTGCAGCACGGAGGGGGCGATCCCGCGGCCTGGATCCGCCGCATGAAGGGCCGCATGCCGGTGGTCCACCTCAAAGACATGGTGATCGTGGACCGGCAGCAGGTCATGGCGGAAGTAGGGGAAGGGAACCTCAACTGGCCTGCCATCCTGGACGCATGCCGGGAGGCCGGCGTGGAGTGGTACGCGGTGGAGCAGGACATCTGCCGGCGGGATCCCTTCGAGAGCCTGCGCATCAGCTACGAGAACCTGCGGGCCATGGGGCTGGCGTAGGCGGGGGCGATCCGGCGGTTCTTCCGAACTGAAGAGAACAAGACTAACATTGGGGGCGACCTGGCAGGTCGCCCCCAATTCATGTAAGGCAGTTCCCCCAACAAACAGGGAAAGTAGGGACACAGGAACGCGCGGGAAAATAGTACTTGACACAGGCCCGGAGATTGTTTATAATGACACCTGAATATAATTTCATAAATGAATATAAATTCACATTTCAGTCGGTACGGCTTGTTCACCCCTTCCATTGGCGTCACCACCAGGCCCTGCCCCAGGCACCACCGGCGTCATTTCAAGCACAGAGAGCAGAAAGAGGTGATTATGGATCCCACTGTCCACGCACTTCAACTTAAGTCGATCCAATACCGCAAGACGATCCTTTCCATCATCAAACAGGCCAGGGCTGGTCATACGGCTGGCAGTTTGTCATGCATCGACATCTTGAACGTGTTGTATAACCACGTGATGAACGTCTCCCCCGAGAACTTCGCCGATCCTGACCGGGATCGCTACATCCAGAGCAAGGGGCATGCCGTGGAGGCCCTCTACACCGTGCTGGCTGACCGAGGCTTTTTCCCGGCTGAAGAGCTGCAAACCTTGGGACAGTACCGCTCCCACTTTGTGGGACATCCGACTCGCAAGGTCCCGGGCATCGAGCACAACACCGGGGCCCTGGGGCATGGCCTGTCGGTTGCCGTGGGGCTCGCCCTGGCCGCCAAGAAGGACGGGCGCTCCTATCGGGTGTACACCCTGTTGGGCGACGGCGAACTGGCGGAAGGTTCCAACTGGGAAGCCTCCCTGGTGGCCGCCCACTACAAGCTGGACAACCTGGTGGTCATCGTGGATCGGAATGGCCTGCAG
Proteins encoded in this window:
- a CDS encoding carbohydrate ABC transporter permease yields the protein MQTHVDIHAKSLQESRARTLSRNRLFQGLWLGFLQILMTVLVISFLVPTLWMVSSSLKASTEIFTHPIQWLPQTPQWHNYAKVFELQPMGTFIKNTVIVVIFAVLGTVISSIMVAYSFARMEWPGRRFWFSLLIATMMLPDVVTLVPRFVLFRTLPAFGFQGQSNWLNTFLPLIVPYWTGVTAIYVFLIHQFLRGIPMELEDAAAIDGASRWRILFQILLPLSKPVVATVAVFATLQHYNDYLNPLIYIRSRSLWTMPLGLAAYNDAYVQNWEVVFAASTIMVIPMVLIFLVAQRYFVQGIAMTGFGGR
- a CDS encoding tetratricopeptide repeat protein codes for the protein MAALREVFDVTLLATLGLIFFGTLVGAYLRSRRCDPCLKSFESFHVTLERVNGKIIWGVMELEPTGLELRYRNLVQDANHVESSYILYGEEYGEIQAIFRYVDDLAEESRARRQRDLERSFHPGPLRRLGRGVRHFFNIAGESLSEMIGVLVGRLRKPAGRYITETGEAHLKSLGSEVIGQVGHVHDPLLERYIGQKVVVELLEDDEVHEHVGIFKNYSADFLEFLDVQFPQRQALPLGSDLRADTPWVSATRKGNLIQVVNHTGQPVLLQSLALINEGEEDEEDLLNVVVDAGETLELHPSRDFAQANLYLRVVRELDMIVPRHRARIRHRAECQEPSILPEIIFDLGVILRRNSRLDHQETRLRAELAENPASALAASNLGAILAQKQQFAEARQWLEKAYAMRYSLPDNGRRTYMLLNEVRRRQAKVNSATIPLAAHSTSTHQGHSVSVDGH
- a CDS encoding SOS response-associated peptidase → MCGRFTLFSSPERLAELFDLAEPPQLAPRYNIAPTQPVAIVRADARTQTREWALVQWGLVPSWAKDPSMGSRLINARAETVAEKPSFRAAFKRRRCLIPADGFYEWQRTSKGKQPYFVHLRDGSPFAMAGLWEFWTGPDGSALESCTILTTEANELMAPLHNRMPVIVAPEDYQNWLTIDLDRERERASLLHHLLRPFPAEAMEAYPVSTYVNSPRNEGADCIAPLVC
- the hisZ gene encoding ATP phosphoribosyltransferase regulatory subunit, which produces MTVLTISPGDARIPQGVADYFWEEAYQRRQLEGQLLALFRRWGYGDVIPPMFEYADTLNIGASPRLQQEMYRFLDRDGHTLALRPDMTIPVARLVGARLHDWPMPQRFCYAGSVFRYTDPQAGRQREFFQAGVELVGANTPEADAEVLALTAHGLEAAGLTDFRLVVGQIQYFRGLLEALGLTPAQEQALQQAIDRNSAAELNDFLEQTPLPPEQQASVLALAELSGADVAQVLERAGRYCLNRAMAAALDNLRAISQALDAYGVGSRLYLDLTEIHNLGYYTGITFEVLAPQLGFPLASGGRYDNLVGAYGHPQPAVGVAIGLDRLLLARRLQERQSVSSPTRPIPPDLLVATGGDRGALAIVQQWREAGLRVAVDVNGRGEEALTMYARRLGIPRVLTWTGSGFHVRETAGDATGQPAFWPAEESFQRGQALLEQPAAHPRGTS
- the hisG gene encoding ATP phosphoribosyltransferase; its protein translation is MSQETHTLMFALPKGRMLPNALGLLRRAGFWTPDQDNGRKLIVESPDGRLRYIMAKPSDVPTYVEYGAADLGICGLDVLRESGRNVYEPLLLPFDYCRLSLAGPADRPDWPLRYASQPRVATSFPRLTTEFFRSRGVNAEIIKLNGSVELGPLVGLADLIVDLVSTGNTLRANGLVEIRTIMESQAVLIANRAAYRLKAPAVQPLIQALRQAITQQSEGA
- a CDS encoding dTDP-4-dehydrorhamnose 3,5-epimerase family protein, which produces MVEIVESAQIAGVKFVRLRAFSDERGRFMETFRKEWFPERSWEIVQCNRSDSEAGVLRGLHYHHRQVDYWHVTQGHIRVGLADLRVGSPTFGAVETVEVDAARPMGIFIPTGVAHGFLTLSPATLTYVVDNYYDGQDEKGVAWNDPTLGIPWGVQEPLLSPRDRQNPLLADIPRQALPVWTH
- the mtnP gene encoding S-methyl-5'-thioadenosine phosphorylase, translated to MSEKIRFGVIGGSGVYQMEALQDVEEIQLETPFGPPSDRYVVGTLHGQRVAFLARHGRGHRISPSRLNQRANIYGFKLLGVEYLIGVSACGSLQEQYAPGHIVIPDQLFDRTTGRALSFFDDPTVGTDGLVVHISLAEPFCPFLNQICYEAARETGNPVHLGGNFVTIEGPRFSTKAESRVFRSWGMDIIGMTTTPEAQLAREAEMSYSVMAHVTDYDVWHETEEPVTVEAVVRTLLHNAEVAKQAVANAIRRLADAGPSPQANALQDAIITDRSLVPPEVVQRLEPIIGKYFSGK
- the rpmG gene encoding 50S ribosomal protein L33 yields the protein MAKKGPRVLVKMRSTESDHMYLTEKNRRNDPNRLELRKYDPIVRKHVIYRETK
- a CDS encoding SH3 domain-containing protein; this encodes MRRLVLLATLTLCFSLPALVYSVQPAHATTQQVTFRPGDNHRELLGVILPAAAAILSAQATEPVTPTATLTATAPISPLVTPQASLTLTASVTASQAITAPSPLATPTPVGPTSDALQEGPLAGTIIANRSTATIKFFVEGETYTVAPERSLGLNLPRVTAVLSLYNCDANTPETQAGCFWDPYVVQRDGFYEVVNKAPAGLGVTLVLQAANNPPANQVWVQNRTGQPEAVVFKNEVFELPPSYVQEFSVVEGAPAILYVRHCVILNGQQACEWSPKTLEPGVYYAIEAVETVGGLPGSQILTADLRPVVAQDGQQVAGPQEILCRLQVPVLNVRTGPGLQYQIIAKVRATDDNPGTVLVVGRDTAGEWLAVDQRVAPGGWVTAEPSYILCDGDIGTLPIAEITDGRLAPTPTPVPVATGNNTENNNGTPAAPAAPSESGNGTTEENGQAQTGPTIPEGLAVLVVNNAFQHQMRFTLDQQYRPEEGPSEYDLQPGESMTIVVFPGKIAFTASSPWNGLSGNAELEIDADASQTLWLRFEPDPDGSGRWNLHWQ